The Neobacillus sp. PS3-34 genome has a window encoding:
- a CDS encoding putative holin-like toxin: MVTYEAMNLVISFATLIVAVIAIGVSLNKKK, encoded by the coding sequence ATGGTTACTTATGAAGCAATGAACCTGGTAATATCTTTTGCCACTCTAATTGTTGCAGTAATCGCAATAGGTGTTTCTTTAAACAAAAAGAAATGA